A single window of Chitinophaga sp. XS-30 DNA harbors:
- a CDS encoding BON domain-containing protein — protein MKQRKSILTTCLVIMMGVFLYACKPSDAKVQQEVNDKLSTSAPGVIAEVKDGVATLSGEVVDEAAKTSAEETAKGVKGVTSITNNIMVTPPPPPPPPVVINPDDILRNSVDSAFQAKGISGVTATVANGEVTLTGTIKRADLKKVMQAANEIKPKKVNNKLTLE, from the coding sequence ATGAAACAGCGTAAATCCATTTTAACCACCTGTCTTGTTATAATGATGGGTGTGTTCCTGTACGCTTGCAAACCAAGCGACGCCAAAGTTCAGCAGGAAGTGAACGACAAACTTTCTACATCAGCACCGGGCGTGATTGCGGAAGTGAAGGATGGTGTAGCCACGTTAAGTGGTGAAGTGGTGGACGAGGCAGCAAAAACCTCCGCTGAAGAGACGGCAAAAGGCGTAAAGGGCGTGACTTCCATTACCAATAACATTATGGTGACCCCGCCACCGCCACCACCGCCGCCGGTAGTGATCAATCCTGACGATATATTGAGGAACAGCGTGGACTCTGCGTTCCAGGCGAAAGGGATCTCCGGCGTTACCGCTACGGTAGCCAACGGTGAAGTAACGCTTACCGGCACCATCAAGCGTGCGGACCTGAAGAAAGTTATGCAGGCAGCAAACGAGATCAAGCCCAAGAAAGTCAACAATAAACTGACCCTGGAATAA
- the nadB gene encoding L-aspartate oxidase produces the protein MHQTDFLVVGSGIAGLTYALKVAEQCPDKKVTIITKTREDETNTKYAQGGVAVVNDLENDSFEKHIEDTLVAGDGLCNEKIVEIVVKEGPDRVNELIAWGANFDKEKDGDLSRGKEGGHSEFRVIHHKDVTGREIERALLEAIRSKKNIELVTHCFVVDLITQHHLGYLVTKSTLDIECYGIYVMNLRTNRIEKILSRVTLLATGGNGQVYRTTTNPVIATGDGVAMVYRAKGRIENMEFIQFHPTALFQPGESPSFLITEAVRGDGGILRNKSGEDFMHRYDARLSLAPRDIVARAIDSEMKITGTEHVYLDCRHMDKEKFIHHFPNIYEKCQSIGIDIAKDMIPVAPAAHYSCGGIKTDSNGQTSIRNLYACGECASTGLHGANRLASNSLLEAMVFAHRCYLETVQIIDNIPFGENVPDWNATGTNAPKEMILITQSLKELKQIMSDYVGIVRTNVRLARAMRRLDMLHLETEALYKETAVSPQLCELRNLITAAYLIVKGASFRKESRGLHFNTDYPEKSNLVQNIIL, from the coding sequence ATGCATCAGACAGATTTCCTGGTAGTAGGCTCGGGGATTGCAGGCCTTACTTATGCACTGAAAGTGGCCGAACAATGCCCCGATAAAAAAGTGACGATCATTACCAAGACCCGGGAGGACGAGACCAATACAAAATACGCCCAGGGTGGCGTAGCCGTGGTGAACGACCTGGAGAATGACAGCTTTGAAAAGCACATCGAAGATACCCTCGTTGCCGGGGACGGGCTTTGTAATGAAAAGATCGTGGAGATCGTGGTGAAAGAGGGGCCGGACAGAGTCAATGAATTGATCGCCTGGGGCGCCAATTTCGACAAGGAGAAAGACGGTGATCTTTCCCGCGGCAAGGAAGGCGGGCATTCCGAGTTCCGGGTCATCCACCACAAGGATGTGACCGGCCGCGAAATAGAACGCGCGCTGCTGGAAGCCATCCGCAGCAAAAAGAATATAGAACTGGTCACGCATTGCTTTGTGGTAGACCTTATCACCCAGCACCACCTGGGTTACCTCGTTACAAAATCCACCCTCGATATTGAATGTTATGGCATTTATGTCATGAACCTGCGCACCAACAGGATCGAAAAGATCCTTTCCCGCGTAACCCTGCTGGCCACCGGCGGCAATGGCCAGGTGTACCGCACGACCACCAATCCCGTGATCGCTACCGGTGACGGTGTGGCCATGGTGTACCGGGCCAAGGGGCGCATCGAGAACATGGAGTTCATCCAGTTCCATCCCACCGCCCTTTTTCAGCCCGGCGAAAGCCCTTCTTTCCTGATCACTGAAGCCGTTCGCGGCGACGGCGGCATCCTGCGCAACAAAAGCGGGGAAGACTTCATGCACCGGTACGATGCCCGCCTCTCCCTTGCGCCTCGTGATATCGTGGCCCGCGCCATAGACAGCGAAATGAAGATCACGGGTACGGAACATGTGTACCTCGATTGCCGGCATATGGACAAAGAGAAGTTCATCCATCATTTCCCCAATATCTACGAGAAATGCCAGTCCATCGGCATCGACATTGCAAAAGATATGATACCGGTAGCCCCCGCCGCCCACTACAGCTGCGGCGGCATTAAAACTGACAGCAACGGGCAAACGTCCATCCGTAACCTATACGCCTGCGGCGAATGCGCCAGTACCGGATTGCATGGCGCCAACCGCCTCGCTTCCAACTCCCTGCTGGAAGCCATGGTATTTGCCCACCGGTGCTACCTGGAGACCGTACAAATCATCGATAATATCCCCTTCGGGGAAAACGTGCCGGACTGGAATGCCACCGGTACCAATGCACCCAAGGAAATGATCCTGATCACCCAGAGCCTCAAGGAGCTTAAACAGATCATGAGCGATTACGTGGGCATTGTACGGACCAATGTGAGGCTTGCCCGTGCGATGCGGCGGCTGGATATGCTGCATCTGGAAACGGAGGCCCTGTACAAGGAAACCGCCGTATCCCCGCAACTCTGCGAGCTGCGGAACCTCATTACTGCGGCTTACCTGATCGTAAAAGGCGCCAGCTTCCGGAAAGAAAGCAGGGGGCTGCACTTTAATACCGATTATCCTGAAAAGAGTAACCTGGTGCAGAACATCATCCTGTAA
- a CDS encoding RidA family protein — protein sequence MEKQVINTNSAPAPIGPYNQAIKAGSMLFVSGQIALNAETNQLVKDDIIAETHQVMQNLRNILAEAGMDFGDVVKSTIFIMDMNDFSQINEVYGKYFTGYFPARETVQVAALPKGVNVEISVIAIK from the coding sequence ATGGAAAAACAGGTCATTAATACAAACAGTGCACCCGCACCCATCGGTCCTTATAACCAGGCTATCAAGGCGGGCAGCATGCTTTTCGTATCCGGACAGATTGCCCTGAATGCCGAAACCAATCAGCTGGTAAAGGATGATATCATTGCGGAAACGCACCAGGTCATGCAAAATCTGCGTAACATCCTGGCGGAAGCCGGAATGGATTTCGGTGACGTGGTGAAGAGCACCATTTTCATTATGGACATGAATGATTTTTCACAGATCAATGAAGTGTACGGCAAGTATTTTACCGGTTACTTTCCCGCACGCGAAACGGTACAGGTGGCAGCGCTGCCTAAAGGCGTGAACGTAGAGATCTCCGTGATCGCCATCAAATAG
- a CDS encoding lysoplasmalogenase: protein MQSISWGAIYFLLLLADICLIALDIPEARYVSKPLLMIGLGCYCWAQAGGLPQRSRNLIFAALIFSWWGDVLLLFGEMFVEGLACFLIAHILYISFFLLVKPRPALTRKALAVMALVAVYTSGLVWFNAPQLGELKTPVILYAAVISIMLLSAILAFGLNGSQAGRLCVSGAVLFVFSDSLLAVEKFYMNIPGGSGLVMLTYGCAQWMIVEGATRHLRSEG from the coding sequence ATGCAATCAATTTCATGGGGGGCGATCTATTTCCTGCTGCTGCTGGCGGACATCTGCCTGATAGCACTGGATATCCCCGAAGCACGTTATGTTTCCAAGCCTTTACTGATGATCGGGCTCGGCTGTTATTGCTGGGCGCAGGCCGGCGGATTGCCGCAACGCTCGCGCAATCTCATTTTCGCCGCGCTTATCTTCTCCTGGTGGGGAGATGTGCTGCTGCTGTTCGGTGAAATGTTCGTGGAAGGACTGGCCTGCTTTCTGATCGCCCACATCCTTTACATCTCCTTCTTTCTGCTGGTAAAGCCCAGGCCCGCGCTGACCAGGAAAGCCCTGGCCGTCATGGCCCTTGTAGCCGTATATACTTCAGGGTTAGTCTGGTTCAATGCCCCCCAGCTGGGCGAACTGAAAACACCGGTAATACTCTACGCGGCGGTCATCAGCATCATGCTGCTGTCCGCCATCCTTGCTTTTGGGCTGAACGGCTCACAGGCGGGGCGGCTATGTGTTTCCGGAGCAGTGCTTTTTGTGTTCTCGGATTCCCTGCTGGCAGTGGAAAAATTCTATATGAACATCCCCGGCGGCAGCGGGCTGGTTATGCTTACCTACGGGTGCGCCCAGTGGATGATCGTGGAAGGCGCCACCCGGCACCTGCGATCGGAGGGCTGA
- the tsaB gene encoding tRNA (adenosine(37)-N6)-threonylcarbamoyltransferase complex dimerization subunit type 1 TsaB → MALILHIDTATATGSVCLSRNGEVLETMENADQKDHAATITLFIQQLMKRHHIGPEALDAIAVSAGPGSYTGLRVGIATAKGLCYTWDKPLIGISTLQMMAAGMLQQLIREGTSAGDAYLVPMIDARRMEVFTAVYSTALEAVLPPQAMVLEPSSYGAVTGSKPAFFFGDGAAKWQASAIAVPDAFFPEYGISAAHMVPLAEKAFADKDFKDVAYFSPDYLKAFYFPRKT, encoded by the coding sequence TTGGCATTGATCCTTCATATAGACACGGCAACCGCAACAGGTTCCGTTTGCCTTTCCCGCAACGGCGAAGTTTTGGAAACGATGGAAAACGCTGATCAGAAAGATCATGCGGCCACGATAACTTTGTTTATTCAGCAACTGATGAAGCGCCATCACATCGGTCCGGAAGCGCTCGATGCCATAGCCGTAAGCGCCGGCCCCGGCTCTTACACCGGCCTGCGTGTGGGCATAGCCACGGCAAAAGGGCTTTGTTATACGTGGGACAAACCGCTGATCGGCATATCAACGCTGCAAATGATGGCAGCGGGAATGCTGCAGCAACTGATACGCGAAGGAACATCTGCCGGCGATGCATACCTTGTTCCCATGATAGATGCGCGGAGGATGGAGGTGTTTACAGCAGTGTACAGCACCGCGCTGGAAGCCGTGCTGCCTCCTCAGGCCATGGTGCTTGAGCCTTCTTCCTATGGCGCTGTTACCGGCAGTAAACCGGCCTTTTTCTTTGGCGATGGCGCTGCCAAATGGCAGGCCTCCGCTATTGCTGTTCCTGATGCTTTTTTCCCCGAATACGGCATTTCTGCTGCCCATATGGTGCCACTAGCCGAAAAAGCCTTTGCTGATAAGGATTTCAAAGATGTGGCCTACTTCTCCCCGGATTATCTTAAAGCCTTCTATTTCCCCCGGAAGACCTGA
- a CDS encoding helix-turn-helix transcriptional regulator: MEKQLLTTSSNTLIISRGNNEKDQIKLDYIAVKKAAMVLRAINHKLRQQMIKLLEDHKRMTVTEIYVKLRLEQSVASQHLAILRRAGIVITERDGKFIHYTINKQRIAEVAKFVEELVG, from the coding sequence ATGGAAAAACAATTATTAACTACCTCTTCTAATACTCTTATTATTTCTAGGGGTAACAATGAAAAAGATCAGATCAAATTGGATTACATTGCCGTTAAGAAGGCCGCGATGGTGTTGAGAGCGATCAACCACAAGCTGCGCCAGCAGATGATCAAGCTGCTGGAGGATCACAAGCGCATGACCGTGACGGAGATTTATGTGAAGCTGCGACTGGAGCAATCCGTAGCATCTCAGCATCTGGCTATCCTGAGGCGTGCCGGTATCGTGATCACCGAAAGGGACGGTAAGTTTATCCACTATACGATCAACAAGCAACGCATTGCTGAAGTGGCCAAATTTGTCGAGGAACTGGTTGGTTAA
- a CDS encoding 3-hydroxyacyl-CoA dehydrogenase family protein, with amino-acid sequence MRILVTGEGLRQEELRKGRDFGAHELLWSDVFVPGTDLVIDLSLDEQPDRLEWYAAQPGVPVLGCMVKKTFSQPNVFGCNWLPGFIGMPQLEVGLTPLADLQRLDKLMQQLGWAYETVNAVPGLVTPRVICMIINEAYFTAEEGTASRDDIDISMKLGTNYPFGPFEWSRRIGIRNVRDVLQAVYAHTGNGRYKACPLLEQECGANL; translated from the coding sequence ATGCGGATTCTTGTTACAGGAGAAGGGTTACGGCAGGAGGAGCTGCGCAAGGGCAGGGATTTCGGGGCACATGAACTATTGTGGTCCGATGTTTTTGTGCCGGGCACGGACCTGGTGATCGATCTTTCGCTGGATGAGCAGCCGGACCGGCTGGAATGGTATGCCGCACAGCCCGGGGTGCCGGTGCTGGGATGCATGGTAAAAAAGACTTTCAGCCAGCCGAATGTTTTTGGCTGTAACTGGCTGCCGGGATTTATCGGCATGCCGCAGCTGGAAGTGGGGCTGACGCCGCTGGCAGATCTACAGCGGCTTGACAAGCTGATGCAACAACTGGGATGGGCGTACGAAACTGTGAATGCCGTGCCGGGCCTGGTGACGCCCCGCGTCATATGCATGATCATCAATGAAGCATATTTCACCGCGGAGGAAGGCACCGCTTCCCGCGATGATATTGATATTTCCATGAAACTCGGTACCAATTACCCTTTCGGCCCCTTTGAATGGAGCCGCAGGATCGGTATCCGGAACGTACGCGATGTGCTGCAGGCCGTATATGCACATACCGGTAACGGGCGGTACAAAGCATGCCCGCTGCTGGAGCAGGAATGCGGCGCAAACCTATAA
- a CDS encoding CPBP family intramembrane glutamic endopeptidase — protein sequence MYVKTLHGLSLNGAWQMQLRLYFAWIACAALAFLFTRQNLLQYPATLLTVHLVSGTAVILYALIRKKENFRFVPQVHITAQTMLLALVMGLSLVVLNDAASQWLPLPYWPEVSFTRVNTASLYTITGSVMIAAFMEEILFRGIIMEALLKRYSGRIALLQSSLLFMLAHPDPSQMPGAFLLGLLTGYFYLRQRDLCMCFFIHLTNNVVTAILMLNSSLFFSTMEPGFYYGLLLTGVLVLWGGYFLLKRLTVGAVKPSPALLSE from the coding sequence ATGTATGTCAAAACCCTGCATGGTCTTTCACTGAACGGAGCATGGCAAATGCAGCTCCGCCTCTATTTTGCCTGGATCGCCTGCGCTGCGCTGGCTTTTCTTTTTACCCGGCAGAACCTTCTGCAATATCCCGCTACTTTACTCACGGTTCACCTGGTAAGCGGCACCGCCGTCATCCTCTATGCCCTCATCAGAAAGAAAGAGAATTTTCGTTTTGTGCCGCAGGTCCATATCACAGCGCAGACCATGTTGCTGGCGCTGGTAATGGGCCTCTCGCTTGTAGTGCTGAATGATGCGGCATCACAATGGCTTCCGCTTCCCTACTGGCCGGAGGTCTCCTTTACGCGCGTGAATACTGCCTCCCTTTATACGATAACCGGCTCGGTGATGATCGCGGCATTCATGGAGGAGATCCTGTTCCGGGGAATTATCATGGAAGCGTTATTAAAACGCTATTCAGGAAGGATCGCCCTGTTGCAGAGCTCGCTGCTTTTCATGCTTGCGCATCCTGATCCGTCGCAGATGCCGGGCGCTTTTCTGCTCGGGCTGCTCACGGGATATTTTTACCTGCGTCAGCGGGACCTCTGCATGTGTTTCTTTATTCACCTGACCAATAATGTGGTAACCGCCATCCTGATGCTGAACAGTTCCCTCTTTTTCAGTACGATGGAGCCGGGATTTTACTATGGACTGCTGCTGACCGGCGTACTGGTGTTATGGGGCGGTTATTTCCTGCTGAAAAGGCTGACGGTCGGTGCCGTGAAGCCCTCTCCGGCCTTACTTTCCGAATAG
- a CDS encoding LysM peptidoglycan-binding domain-containing protein — MALQEKYAELIQQANSAGVTGLQVAEQNGVLYVTGTAPSVAVKDQLWSTYEKLDPDMRSGDVVLNIAIAAGAEEEYEVKAGDSLSKIAKNYPGLTWQKIFEANKDQIKNPDMIHPGQKLKIPSA, encoded by the coding sequence ATGGCATTACAGGAAAAATATGCCGAGCTCATCCAGCAGGCAAACAGCGCCGGAGTAACCGGTTTACAGGTGGCGGAGCAGAACGGGGTGCTTTATGTGACCGGGACCGCACCATCCGTTGCTGTGAAAGACCAGCTGTGGAGCACGTATGAAAAACTTGATCCCGATATGCGTTCAGGGGACGTAGTATTGAATATCGCTATTGCCGCCGGCGCCGAAGAAGAATACGAGGTAAAGGCAGGCGACAGCCTGAGCAAGATCGCAAAAAACTACCCCGGCCTTACCTGGCAGAAAATTTTTGAAGCCAATAAGGACCAGATCAAGAATCCGGATATGATCCATCCGGGTCAGAAGCTGAAGATACCTTCTGCGTAA
- a CDS encoding rhodanese-like domain-containing protein, producing MFIKQLYTGCLSEAAYFIESEGVAAVIDPLRDIAPYLELARERNATIKYIFETHFHADFVSGHLDLAAATKADIVYGPETTTGFPVHIAADGEAFSIGKLVVQALHTPGHTMESTCYLLLDEQGQPHAVFTGDTLFVGDVGRPDLFSGNQSKEELAGYLFESLNSKIKTLPDNVIVYPAHGPGSACGKNLGPNTYSTIGDEKSSNYALLATSKEEFIRQVTEGLSAPPQYFPINAKINKEGYDALDMLMERSLRPLSIQDFKAKAKDGAVILDTRHANIFTEGFVPESISIGLEGRFAEWAGSLLPFDKPVILVTDPGQEQETIVRLARVGFDKVEGYLEGGFEAWKAAGEKIDLIISVDPDELAMDLPHDPNLVVIDVRKPAEYADGHIKDALNITLSEMTDPGSLADLEDNHNLYVHCQGGYRSVIACSVMKREGIHNLRNVNGGFAKMKDQKGLAVVQEKNVLN from the coding sequence ATGTTCATTAAGCAATTGTACACCGGATGCTTATCCGAAGCCGCGTACTTTATCGAATCTGAAGGAGTGGCCGCCGTGATAGACCCCCTGCGTGACATAGCGCCCTACCTGGAACTCGCCCGTGAGCGCAACGCTACCATAAAGTATATTTTCGAAACACATTTTCATGCGGACTTTGTGTCCGGCCACCTCGATCTTGCTGCGGCAACGAAGGCGGACATCGTTTACGGGCCGGAGACCACTACCGGTTTCCCCGTGCATATTGCGGCGGACGGTGAAGCATTCAGCATAGGAAAGCTTGTTGTACAGGCCCTGCATACCCCCGGGCATACGATGGAATCTACCTGTTACCTCCTTTTAGACGAACAGGGGCAGCCGCATGCCGTATTTACGGGAGATACCCTGTTTGTGGGGGACGTGGGCCGGCCGGACCTGTTCAGCGGCAATCAGAGCAAAGAAGAGCTGGCGGGATATCTGTTTGAATCGCTCAACTCGAAAATAAAAACACTGCCGGATAATGTGATCGTATATCCTGCGCACGGCCCCGGATCTGCCTGCGGGAAGAATCTGGGCCCCAATACCTATAGCACCATCGGCGATGAGAAAAGTTCCAATTACGCACTGCTGGCCACCTCAAAAGAAGAGTTCATCCGCCAGGTGACCGAAGGGCTGAGCGCACCGCCGCAGTACTTTCCCATCAACGCAAAGATCAACAAGGAAGGATATGATGCGCTGGACATGCTGATGGAGAGAAGCCTTCGTCCCCTTTCCATCCAGGATTTCAAAGCAAAGGCAAAAGACGGCGCTGTGATACTGGACACCCGGCACGCCAATATTTTCACGGAAGGATTTGTGCCGGAATCCATCAGCATAGGACTGGAAGGGCGCTTCGCAGAATGGGCCGGCAGCCTTTTGCCATTTGACAAACCGGTTATACTGGTAACGGACCCCGGGCAGGAACAGGAAACCATCGTCCGCCTCGCCCGTGTAGGGTTCGATAAAGTGGAAGGCTATCTTGAAGGCGGTTTTGAAGCCTGGAAGGCAGCAGGGGAAAAGATAGACCTGATCATTTCCGTAGACCCCGACGAACTGGCTATGGACCTGCCGCATGATCCCAATCTCGTTGTCATTGATGTACGCAAACCTGCAGAGTATGCGGACGGTCATATCAAGGATGCACTGAACATCACACTCAGCGAGATGACAGATCCCGGTTCCCTCGCAGATCTTGAAGATAATCACAACCTTTATGTGCATTGCCAGGGCGGCTACCGCAGCGTGATCGCCTGCTCCGTCATGAAACGGGAAGGCATTCACAACCTCCGGAATGTTAATGGAGGCTTCGCAAAAATGAAAGATCAGAAAGGACTGGCCGTTGTACAGGAGAAAAATGTGCTGAACTGA
- a CDS encoding murein L,D-transpeptidase has translation MIKKIHLLLVLPVLLAACGQGGNSGRHGVLRDTSHYTKQEYINIPLDSNKVSDFLQKHPEYAPFGEDIREFYLKRDFHYAWIDEEGITEQAGGLINMMRSDVENGISIDSSLDKSGLQAMYDSIALRGADIDRNDPEVTATELTLTGQFFVYANKVWGGMTSDSARNLEWYIPRKKINVNSVLDTIISNPEKVLSGEEPVNRQYKLLRDELQKLGTLVKSNPRWDSLKIEKKTVTFKSGDSSTVIAGVKSRLQLLGDLKEKDSSLLFTPLLDSALRTYQSRMGHKADGIIRQQTLDALNRPLTHYMHQLLLNMERLRWVPVEVSTDYILVNIPEFKMHVYEAGKLAWSCNVVVGTPGASTVIFSREMKYVVFSPYWNVPPGILRNEVLPGIRRSRSYLSRHNMEVVGASGKVISPGSINWSQYKGSGFPYIVRQKPGGANALGKVKFLFPNEYNIYLHDTPSRNLFSETRRTFSHGCIRVQEPRRLALWLLRNDSTWTEKKVDAAMSAGKEKYVTLKETIPVFIGYFTAWVNSQGQLNFRDDVYGHDAKLARLLFGK, from the coding sequence ATGATAAAGAAGATACACTTATTACTCGTTTTACCGGTTTTGCTCGCTGCCTGCGGCCAGGGCGGAAACTCCGGCAGGCATGGCGTGCTGCGCGATACCAGCCACTATACTAAACAGGAATACATCAACATTCCGCTGGACAGTAATAAAGTGTCGGATTTTCTGCAAAAGCACCCGGAATATGCCCCTTTCGGGGAAGATATACGCGAGTTTTACCTGAAAAGGGATTTTCACTATGCATGGATCGATGAAGAAGGCATAACGGAACAGGCAGGCGGCCTGATCAACATGATGCGCAGCGATGTGGAAAACGGCATCAGCATAGACAGTTCACTGGATAAAAGCGGCCTGCAGGCGATGTACGACAGTATTGCGCTGCGGGGGGCTGATATAGACCGGAATGATCCCGAGGTAACGGCTACGGAACTGACCCTCACCGGCCAGTTCTTCGTATATGCGAACAAGGTATGGGGCGGAATGACCAGTGATTCCGCACGCAACCTGGAGTGGTACATTCCCCGTAAAAAGATCAATGTGAACAGTGTGCTGGATACCATTATCTCCAATCCTGAAAAAGTGCTGTCCGGAGAAGAGCCGGTAAATCGCCAGTACAAGCTGCTGCGCGATGAGTTGCAGAAACTGGGCACCCTGGTGAAATCAAATCCCCGCTGGGATTCGTTAAAGATCGAAAAGAAGACGGTGACCTTTAAAAGCGGAGATTCCTCCACTGTGATCGCGGGCGTGAAGTCACGCCTTCAGCTGTTGGGGGACCTGAAAGAAAAAGACTCTTCATTATTGTTTACGCCGCTGCTGGACTCCGCTTTGCGGACCTACCAGTCCCGCATGGGCCACAAGGCAGACGGCATTATCCGCCAGCAAACGCTGGATGCGCTGAACCGCCCCCTGACCCATTATATGCACCAGTTGCTGCTGAACATGGAGCGGCTGCGCTGGGTGCCGGTGGAGGTGTCCACCGACTACATCCTGGTGAACATCCCCGAATTCAAGATGCATGTGTATGAAGCGGGGAAACTGGCCTGGTCCTGCAACGTAGTGGTGGGCACACCGGGCGCCAGCACCGTGATCTTCAGCCGCGAAATGAAATACGTGGTGTTCAGCCCTTACTGGAATGTACCGCCGGGCATCCTGAGGAATGAAGTGTTGCCGGGCATCCGCCGCAGCAGGTCTTACCTTTCCCGGCATAATATGGAAGTTGTGGGCGCCAGCGGTAAAGTGATCTCCCCGGGGTCCATCAACTGGAGCCAGTACAAAGGGTCCGGCTTCCCCTACATTGTGCGGCAGAAACCCGGCGGCGCCAATGCTCTCGGCAAAGTGAAGTTCCTCTTTCCGAACGAATACAATATTTATCTGCACGATACGCCTTCGCGCAACCTGTTTTCAGAGACACGGCGGACTTTCAGTCACGGATGTATCCGGGTGCAGGAACCCAGGCGCCTCGCTTTATGGTTATTGCGCAACGATTCCACCTGGACGGAGAAAAAGGTTGATGCAGCGATGAGTGCCGGAAAAGAAAAATATGTCACACTGAAAGAAACCATACCCGTGTTCATCGGTTATTTTACCGCCTGGGTGAACAGCCAGGGCCAGCTGAATTTCCGTGATGATGTGTACGGCCATGATGCAAAACTGGCCAGGCTCCTATTCGGAAAGTAA
- a CDS encoding lysophospholipid acyltransferase family protein, with the protein MYYILLAFCYGFSLLPLWLLYFISDGLCFLVYNVIGYRRKVVIGNLKQAFPEKTDREIRVLAKKYYRNLTDMMVETIKLLTMSKRSLRKRFICDLSIFQKLYDEGRSCQLHLGHNFNWEWANMICSQGVQFPFLVVFMPITNKAVNRMFLHFREKLGTKLIPANDMRNGMAPWIGKQYLLALVADQNPGNPRRCYWYPFLNKMTAFYKGPEMSARRYNIPVVFGNIRKLKRGYYEATLTLAFEYPLNEPEGAITEAFVKYLENNIREQPEVWVWSHRRWKHEYKLEYDDPAYEGNN; encoded by the coding sequence ATGTATTATATCCTGCTGGCATTTTGTTATGGCTTTTCTTTACTCCCCTTATGGTTGCTGTATTTCATCAGCGACGGGTTGTGCTTTCTGGTGTACAACGTCATCGGCTATCGCCGGAAAGTGGTGATAGGCAACCTGAAACAGGCTTTCCCGGAGAAAACGGACAGGGAGATCCGTGTGCTGGCAAAAAAATACTATCGCAACCTTACCGATATGATGGTGGAAACCATCAAGCTGCTCACCATGAGCAAACGTTCTCTCCGGAAACGTTTCATTTGCGATCTTTCGATCTTTCAAAAGCTGTACGATGAAGGGCGCAGCTGCCAGCTGCACCTGGGGCATAACTTCAACTGGGAATGGGCTAACATGATCTGCAGTCAGGGCGTACAATTTCCTTTCCTGGTGGTATTCATGCCCATTACCAACAAAGCCGTGAACCGGATGTTCCTGCACTTCCGGGAAAAACTGGGCACAAAGCTGATCCCTGCCAATGATATGCGCAACGGGATGGCGCCCTGGATCGGAAAACAATACCTGCTGGCACTGGTGGCCGACCAGAACCCCGGTAATCCCCGCCGCTGTTACTGGTACCCGTTCCTCAACAAAATGACGGCTTTCTATAAAGGGCCTGAAATGAGTGCGCGCAGGTATAATATTCCTGTTGTTTTTGGAAATATCCGCAAATTGAAACGCGGTTATTATGAAGCTACGCTGACACTGGCCTTCGAGTACCCGCTCAACGAGCCGGAAGGAGCAATTACGGAAGCATTTGTGAAATACCTGGAAAATAACATCCGCGAACAGCCCGAAGTATGGGTATGGAGCCACCGCCGCTGGAAACATGAATACAAGCTGGAGTATGATGACCCGGCATATGAAGGGAATAATTGA